From the genome of Candidatus Dormiibacterota bacterium:
CCCCGGTCGCGCTGGTGCTCACCACCGCCACCGGCGCCGAGTGCAGCGTCGAGGCCTACTACTCGCTCTCCCAGATCGGCGCCCTGACCCTCACCGGGGTCTTCAACGCCATCTGCGACACCCGCGAGATCACTCCGCTCTTCTTCGGCTTCGCCATCGGCGCCAAGGTGGGCTGCGGCCTTGTCGCGGAGCTCGGCACCATGCGGGTCAACGAGGAGATCGACGCCCTCGAGATCATGAGCATTCCCACCCGGGTCTACCTGGTGAGCGTGCGCATGCTCGCCTGCTTCATCGTCCTCCCGTTCATGTACCTGCTGTCGCTGGCGGTGTCGTACCTGGGGTCGTACCTGGTCCAGCACTTCCAGATCCGCCAGGTGTCCGACGGGGTGTACTTCGACTACTTCTGGCGCTTCCTCAACACCCAGGACCTGGTCTTCTCGATGACCAAGGCGGTGGTCTTCGCCATCCTCATCGTCAGCGTCGCCGTCTACTACGGGTATAACGTGACCGGGGGTGCGGTGGGCATCGGCCGGGCGGTGGCCAAGACGATGGCGACCGCCCTGGTGATGGTGGTGGTGGTGAACGCCGTGCTCACCCAGGTCTTCTGGGGGAACAACCCCAACCTTCCGATCCAGATCTGACGAGGCGACTGCAAGCGATGACCTCCTTCCAGGTTCCCCCGGCCGGGGTGGCGACGCCGGCGGGTGGCCGGCTGAACCAGCCGGGCACCAACCAGTCGGTGTCCACCTGGAACATGGACCCGGTCATCGAGCTCAAGGACCTGCGCAAGGCCTTCGGCTCCTTCAAGGTCCTCGACGGGGTCACCTGCCGCATCCCCCGGGGCGGGGTGACCGCGCTGATGGGCCCGTCGGGGACGGGGAAGAGCGTCAGCCTGCGCCACATCGTCGGCCTGCTGATGCCCGACGCCGGCGACATCGTGGTCGACGGCAGGTCGGTCCCCCACCTGAGGGAGAAG
Proteins encoded in this window:
- a CDS encoding ABC transporter permease, which encodes MAVAALSRVRGWTRTLGEVVQFAFVTFIQIPQALRYMREVWWYAAFIAIGSTPVALVLTTATGAECSVEAYYSLSQIGALTLTGVFNAICDTREITPLFFGFAIGAKVGCGLVAELGTMRVNEEIDALEIMSIPTRVYLVSVRMLACFIVLPFMYLLSLAVSYLGSYLVQHFQIRQVSDGVYFDYFWRFLNTQDLVFSMTKAVVFAILIVSVAVYYGYNVTGGAVGIGRAVAKTMATALVMVVVVNAVLTQVFWGNNPNLPIQI